In the genome of Bradyrhizobium sp. CB3481, the window AGCGCACAGCGCCAGCGCACACAATCGCCGCAGGGTCGAGTAGGGAACGGTGTCGGAACGGAATTTCCGCACCGAGCCGCGTGCCGCCAACTGACGATGAACGGGCGGGGCATCGGCGCCAAATTCGATCTCGGCAGCATCGGGACCGAAGCGATCGGACAGCGGTGTTCTCGAACTGGACATCTCGACGGCCTCCAATGACGCTTCAGGTTGGCGTAGGACAAGCGAGCCGAGATCATAAATTATTCGGTTGCCTTTTGTCTTGCCTGGGAGCCGAATGATCCAAAACACCGTTGTCGTGCCTGGGAGGAAAACCTGGATGGATATGAAACTGTCGCCCGAGCAATTGAAGCTGCGCAGCGCCGCGCGCGAGCTGGCCGAAGCCGAGTTCGCGCCGAAGGCGGCGGAGATCGATCGAACCGAATCCTATCCGTTTGACAACGTGGCCGCCCTGAAGGCCGCGGGGTTCATGGGCTATACGATTCCGAAATCCCATGGCGGCCGGGGCGGCAGCTATTTCGAAGCCGCGCTGATTATCGAGGAGATGGCGCGGGTCTGCGGCGCGACAGGACGCATCACCGTCGAAGCCAACATGGGCGCCATTTCGGCGGTCATGCAATACGGCACCGAGCAGCAGAAGCGGCTCGCGGCCGATCTCGTCCTTTCGGGCGACAAGCCCGCGATCTGCATCACCGAGCCGGAAGCTGGTTCGGCGGCGACCGAGATGACGACGCGCGCCGACAAGCACGGCAACACCTATGTCGTCAGAGGCAAGAAGCACTGGATCACGGGCGGCGGGGTCTCCAGGCTGCATCTGATCTTCGCGCGGGTATTCGACGAGCGCGGCGAAGAGCAGGGGATCGGCGGCTTTCTTGCGCTCAAGGGGACGCCCGGCCTCATCATCGGCAAGCGCGAACCGGCGATGGGTCTGCGCGGCATTCCCGAAACCGAGATCATCTTCGAAGATCTGGAGATCCGGGAGGACATGCTGGTGCTGCCGCCGCGCGGCCTTCGGCGCGGCTTTGCCGATCTGATCGACGCCTATAACAGCCAGCGGGTGGGCGCCGGAACGGTCGCGCTCGGGCTGGCGCAGGGGGCGTTTGAGAAGGCGATGGCGTTCGTGAAGGAGCGGAAGCAGTTCGGGCGGCCGATCGCGGAATTCCAGGGGCTGCAATGGATACTGGCCGACATGGCGATCGCGCTCAATGCCGCGAGGCTGTCGCTGCATCAGGCCGCGCTCAGCGCCGATCCGTTTCCCGATCCGCTTCTCGCCGCGCAGGCGAAAATCATTGCCTCGGAGACGGCCAATATGGTCACCAACCAGGCGCTGCAACTGTTCGGCGCCCGCGGCTATTCGCGCGACTATCCGCTGGAGCGCATGGTGCGGGACGCCCGCATGTTCACGATCGCCGGCGGCACGGCACAGGTGCTGAGGACGCTGGTGGCGTCCCGGATTCTCGACACGAAAATCCCGCAAACCCGCGACGGATATTTGGACAAGGCTCGGCCTCCGTCCCTCGCGGCGAAATGAAGATGGTTACACCGCGCGGCTATGCGTTGCCGCAGAATGGGCCAGGTGGGCATCGAAGGCCGATGCGACGCTTCGAACCAGGAACGCTGCGCCATCGCTGATGGAAAGCCGGTCGTCGACCATCGTCACGGCGCCGTCCGCGATCAGGCTCTCGATCCGTGGCCGATCGACAATCGCCGACCGGTGGTCGCGGCCGTGGAGTTTCGATATGAGCGGAAGATCGACGGCAAGATCGCACATGATTCGTTCGATGATGTCGGCGCGGAAGCGATCTTCTGCCGTGAACCTGTATCCCTTGGCGGTGGCGAGCCTGCCCTCGGCGACGCGCGCGAGATAGTCGCGCGTCGGAACGACGTTTTGAATGAAGCCCTGGGGCATGCGGCCGATGGCGCTGGCGCCGAGGCCGATCAGCGTGTCGGCGGAATCGTCGGTGTAGCCCTGGAAGTTGCGCCTCAGCCGGCCCTCCTGCCGGGCGATGGCCAGGTTGTCGTCCGGAAGCGCAAAATGATCGAGGCCGATGCGGACATAGCCCGCGTCCATCAGGGCCTCCGCAATCGTCTCAGATTGCAGATGACGCTCGATGCTGTCGGGAAGGGCGTCTTCATTGATCTTGCGCTGATGTTTCTTGAAGGACGGAATGTGGGCGTAACCGAACACCGAAAACCGATCGGGGCGAAGCTCGATGCATTTGGCGACGGTGTCGAGACACGAATCCACCGTCTGTAGCGGCAGCCCGTAGAGCAGGTCGAAGTTGATCCGCGTAACGCCGACCCGGCGCAGGCGCTCGACCGAAGCCGCGGTCTGCTCGAAGCTCTGTATGCGGTTGATGGCACGCTGCACGGCGGGATCGAAGCTCTGGACGCCGAGGCTGGCGCGATTGACGCCGCAATAGCCGAGCGCGTCGGTCATCTCCTCGGTCAGCGTGCGCGGATCGATCTCGACGGCGAGTTCGGCATCCGGCAGGACGAAGAACTGATATCGCAGCGCGCCGACGAGATCGGCAAACAATTCGGGCGACATGATCGTCGGCGTGCCGCCGCCGAAGTGAACGTGCGAGATCGGCAGTCTCTGGCCGATCGCCTCGGCGACAGACTGCGCCTCGGTGCGCAGGCCGGCTGCATAGGTCGCGATCGGCTCGTCACGCTTGGTAACCGAGGTATGGCAGCCGCAGTACCAGCACATGGACCGGCAGAACGGCACATGCAGATAGATCGAGGCCGGCTGCTGGACTGATATCGACTTCAGCCAGCCCCTATAGTCCTGCTCGCCGATGGCCGGCGAGAAATGCGGGGCCGTGGGGTAGCTGGTGTAGCGTGGCAGCCTGTCCTGCCCATAGGATTGCGCCAGGTCCGATCGCATCTGCTGTTCTCCTTCCGCCTTTGGATCATCTACAGGATTGGCGGCGGAGGGACTTTGCTCTAGCTCAACCCGGCGGCCTTTCCGGAAAATCAGGTTCGGCGCAGCAGCCTGGCGATGCTGCGGGCCGCTACGGTCGCGGCTGGCTCGGATGTCTCCACGACGAGCCTGAAGCCAAGATTGGCCGGCGGAACACCCGCGGCGCAGCCGCCGGACCGGGGATCGCGGATGAAGTCGGTCATGTAGGAGCGATGGGCTCCCTGCACGACACGGACGCCGCAATTGGTGTTGGTGATCCGCTCCTGGCCGCCGCCGAGCGAAACACGAAGGAAGCAGGTATTCGTCCACTCCCAGACGTTACCGGCCAGGTCATCCAGCCCCTTACTGTTGGTGCCGAACGTGCCGCCGGGCTGCGCGGCGATGGTGGCGGGCCTGTCGCGGCCGGATTCGGCCTCATAGCGGGCAATCCAGGCCTGCGCAGGATCGGCGGGGTCGACCAGCGGCAACGCTTCGTCACGCGCCTTCTCGGCCGCGGCGAAGATCCACTCTTCGTCCGTCGGTAAGCGGTGGGTGATACCGGTCTTGCGTGTCAGCCAGGCGGCGTAAGCTGTGGCATCGTGCCAGCTGACGCCGACGACGGGGAGGTCCGGCGAGTGTGCGGCAACGCCAAGGCGCAGACAGACGCCGTCGTCGACACAGCGCTGATATTCGCCGACCGTGACCTGCCGTTTCATGACGACGAGATCGGCGGGAAGGCGGAGTTCACGCAGCGGTCCTTCGACCGGTCGGCCATTTCGGGAAAAATCGCCGGCGGCGCGGTAGCTGAAAGAGGTTGGAGCGAGGCGCAGGGCGCCATCCGGCTCGGATTGAGAGGTCGGCGTGCACATGGTTGCCAGAACCGGTGCGGCCAGCGCACCAGCAAGCATTGCCGCTTTCACTTTCATCACGATCAGCATGACATCGCCTCCTCTTCGTGCGACGGCCCGCGGCGATAACCGCGGGCCGTCGTTTCGGCGCCACCTAGCGGCTGACGGCCACCGGGTCAGCAGCACCGACCTTATCGAGCGGAATCGGGCCGGGAGGGGTGACCTGTTTCATCAGGTCGTCGTTCCACTTGCCTTCTACCTTGATGTGGGCCGTGGCGCCCAGTTCGACAGCCTCGATCAGGTTGTGGTTGACGTAGGCGTAGACACCGGGTTCGCGGAAAGTATAGAGCGCCGCGCCCGCGGAGCCGCCGCGGATGAACCAGGTCTCGAGATCCTTCTGCGGCGGGTTGTTGAACTTGCCGGCTTCCCAGACATAGTCGCCATGCCCGCCGATCAGGTGCGGACGGGTATCGCGGTTGGCCTGCGAATGCACGAGCATCACGGTCTCGCCGACCTTCGCGGTCAGTGCGTTCTTGCCGGTGAGCGATCCGACGCGTCCGTTGAACACCACGTGGGTCGGGATCAGCTTGCGCATGACCTCGGTCGTGTCGGCATAGGATTCGCCGATGGTTTCATAGGTCTTGTACTTGCCCTTCTCGTCCTTCGGCACATAGAGCTCGTTCTCGCCGATATAGAAGATCTTGTCGTAGCGCAGCGCCTTGCCTTCAGCATCCTTCAGGCCGTCGCGCGGCAGCACCATCACCGTGCCGTGCATGCCGGAGACGACGTGCCAGGGGATCATGCCTTCCGGCGCGCAGTGATAGACGAAGACGCCGGGGCGCGTTGCCTTCCAGCGCAGCACGACCTGTTCGCCGGGATTGACCTTGGTCAGTGCACCTCCGCCGAGCGCACCGGTCGCCGAATGCAGGTCGATATTGTGCGGCATGGCGTTGGTTGCGGGGTTGAGCAGCGTGAGCTCCATGTAGTCGCCCTCGTGGAGCACCATCATCGGACCCGGCATCGATCCATCGAACGTCATGGCATGGAATTTGGTGCCGGCATCATCGATGACGACTTCTTTCTCGCGGATCGTCATCTTGAACTCAACGATCTTCGGTCCCGCTTTGGTCGCCTGCTCGTGCGCATGGACGTTGGGCGGAGCGACCAGATCGACCTTCTGGCGCGGCAGCTTCAGATCGTCTGCCGGTCCGGCCATCGCCGGTACGGTCATCATCAGTGCCGCGACAGCGGCACCCATTAAAGCAGTCCTTCTCGTCAGCATGATGCTCTCCATCGCGTTGTGCGTCCCAAATTCGACGGCGGCATCATGAGCGCACTGCAGCAAGGCTCTTTGCGCTGGAACAAGGAGACGCTTTTTTATTTTCGAGATGGATCGTTGGGCAATTTGCGCGAGATCAAAGACGTCGCGAGGTTAACGATTGGTGCATGAGAAAGCCTGTCGAGACTCAGGGCTGACAAGGTCGCGGCTGCGGGCCTGGGTTCTACGCGAGTTGTCTATTCGCCATCGGCGAGATTATGCAATCTCTTCTCATCGCACAGCACGATGCGCTGCCTGCCGCCCTCGACCAGTCCCTGCTGCTCCCAAGCACTGAGAATCCGGCTGACGGTGTGCAGCGTGGTCCCCGTCATCTCGGCGACGTCCTGGCGGCTGATCGGAAAGTCGATCTCGATGCCGGCGTCGACTTTTCTTCCGGCCTGCTTGGCGAGGCGGAGCAGCACATGCGCGACGCGCTGCTCGACCTGCTCGTTCGACATCTCCATGACGCGGGCCTGCGTATCCTGCAGGCGGCTGCCGACGGTCTGCAGCGCGCTCGCGGCAAGGCTCGGATACTTGCCGATCAGGCGATTCCAGGACGACGAAGGCCAGGCAAGGGCAATACTGTCGACGGCGGCAACGGCCGTTGCCGGATAGTGCGTCAGGTTCATGGCCTGCGCGACGCCGAACAGCTCGCCCGCCGAAACGTAACGCACGACGGACTGATTCCCCTGCGGCGTGACTTTTTCGACGCGGAGATGGCCATGAAGCAGAAGGAAAAATTGACTCGCTTCGGCGCCCTGATCGAATACGGCGCTTCCCTTCGGATATCGAATCGAACGCGCTTCGCGCAGCAGCTCTTCCTGTTCGGCGGACGTAAGGCCCGCGAACATCGCCAGGTTCGCGACCAGGGAGCGGTCGACTGAGGCCATCGATATCCTCGTTTCAATAGCGGCTGAGAGTATCCGCTGTCGGGGCTAGCCTCAACGGCCTGCCAAACCCTTAATGCGGGATTCGGTGCAGAGCTTGCGCTAGCGCAACATCAGCGGGGCCGCGCGACGATATTTGATCCCCCGGGAAGCCCGGCAAGAGGCCGGGCGCAAGTTCCAGGAAACGGGAAAGAAACGGG includes:
- the acdA gene encoding 3-sulfinopropanoyl-CoA desulfinase, encoding MDMKLSPEQLKLRSAARELAEAEFAPKAAEIDRTESYPFDNVAALKAAGFMGYTIPKSHGGRGGSYFEAALIIEEMARVCGATGRITVEANMGAISAVMQYGTEQQKRLAADLVLSGDKPAICITEPEAGSAATEMTTRADKHGNTYVVRGKKHWITGGGVSRLHLIFARVFDERGEEQGIGGFLALKGTPGLIIGKREPAMGLRGIPETEIIFEDLEIREDMLVLPPRGLRRGFADLIDAYNSQRVGAGTVALGLAQGAFEKAMAFVKERKQFGRPIAEFQGLQWILADMAIALNAARLSLHQAALSADPFPDPLLAAQAKIIASETANMVTNQALQLFGARGYSRDYPLERMVRDARMFTIAGGTAQVLRTLVASRILDTKIPQTRDGYLDKARPPSLAAK
- the hemN gene encoding oxygen-independent coproporphyrinogen III oxidase, producing MRSDLAQSYGQDRLPRYTSYPTAPHFSPAIGEQDYRGWLKSISVQQPASIYLHVPFCRSMCWYCGCHTSVTKRDEPIATYAAGLRTEAQSVAEAIGQRLPISHVHFGGGTPTIMSPELFADLVGALRYQFFVLPDAELAVEIDPRTLTEEMTDALGYCGVNRASLGVQSFDPAVQRAINRIQSFEQTAASVERLRRVGVTRINFDLLYGLPLQTVDSCLDTVAKCIELRPDRFSVFGYAHIPSFKKHQRKINEDALPDSIERHLQSETIAEALMDAGYVRIGLDHFALPDDNLAIARQEGRLRRNFQGYTDDSADTLIGLGASAIGRMPQGFIQNVVPTRDYLARVAEGRLATAKGYRFTAEDRFRADIIERIMCDLAVDLPLISKLHGRDHRSAIVDRPRIESLIADGAVTMVDDRLSISDGAAFLVRSVASAFDAHLAHSAATHSRAV
- a CDS encoding SUMF1/EgtB/PvdO family nonheme iron enzyme, which produces MLIVMKVKAAMLAGALAAPVLATMCTPTSQSEPDGALRLAPTSFSYRAAGDFSRNGRPVEGPLRELRLPADLVVMKRQVTVGEYQRCVDDGVCLRLGVAAHSPDLPVVGVSWHDATAYAAWLTRKTGITHRLPTDEEWIFAAAEKARDEALPLVDPADPAQAWIARYEAESGRDRPATIAAQPGGTFGTNSKGLDDLAGNVWEWTNTCFLRVSLGGGQERITNTNCGVRVVQGAHRSYMTDFIRDPRSGGCAAGVPPANLGFRLVVETSEPAATVAARSIARLLRRT
- the nirK gene encoding copper-containing nitrite reductase, giving the protein MLTRRTALMGAAVAALMMTVPAMAGPADDLKLPRQKVDLVAPPNVHAHEQATKAGPKIVEFKMTIREKEVVIDDAGTKFHAMTFDGSMPGPMMVLHEGDYMELTLLNPATNAMPHNIDLHSATGALGGGALTKVNPGEQVVLRWKATRPGVFVYHCAPEGMIPWHVVSGMHGTVMVLPRDGLKDAEGKALRYDKIFYIGENELYVPKDEKGKYKTYETIGESYADTTEVMRKLIPTHVVFNGRVGSLTGKNALTAKVGETVMLVHSQANRDTRPHLIGGHGDYVWEAGKFNNPPQKDLETWFIRGGSAGAALYTFREPGVYAYVNHNLIEAVELGATAHIKVEGKWNDDLMKQVTPPGPIPLDKVGAADPVAVSR
- a CDS encoding Crp/Fnr family transcriptional regulator, which produces MASVDRSLVANLAMFAGLTSAEQEELLREARSIRYPKGSAVFDQGAEASQFFLLLHGHLRVEKVTPQGNQSVVRYVSAGELFGVAQAMNLTHYPATAVAAVDSIALAWPSSSWNRLIGKYPSLAASALQTVGSRLQDTQARVMEMSNEQVEQRVAHVLLRLAKQAGRKVDAGIEIDFPISRQDVAEMTGTTLHTVSRILSAWEQQGLVEGGRQRIVLCDEKRLHNLADGE